Genomic window (Candidatus Margulisiibacteriota bacterium):
AGCGCAAGCCCCACCGCATTGACCGGCACAACCGTCGCCGCAGGTGGATGAGCAAATCCCGCTACATTTATCTCTACAGTTATTGTCGCAGCCAGAGGCGCAGGCCGCGCCACAGCCAGAGGCACAAGCTGTTCCACAGGCGGATTCGCAGGCTTCACCGCATTGACCGGCGCAGCCGTCCCCGCAAGTGGACGCGCACCTGGCACCGCAAGCCGTAGCACAGGCTGATCCACAGGACGCTTTACAAGTATCACCGCAAACTTTTAGGCAACCATCTGTACATGCCGCCGCGCAAATGCCGCCACAACCAGAGGAACAAGCATCAAAACAAACGCCTGTGCAATTTCCGGAACAACCAGTATTACAATTTGTGCCACATGCATCTCCACGACAACCACTATAACACCGCGAAGTACACGCATTACCGCCACAACCACCCGAGCAGCCGGAACAGCCGTCGCATCGATTACCACAACTTTGATAGCACGAGTTTCTGCAAGTATTATCTGAACAGGAATTAGCGCAGGTTCTATTTTCGCAGATTGCGCCGCAGGCATTTATACAGCCAGCGCCGCAGGTTGATGCGCATAACGATCCGCAACCAGCTGTACAAGCCGCGCCGCAATCATCCTCGCAGACACCGCCACAAACATTTTTACAGCCATCACCGCAAGTGGACGCGCAGGCCGCGCCGCAGGCGTCCGCACACGCTGTGCCACAGGCAGAATGACAAGCTATGCCGCAAGAATTTTTACATCCATTATCACAGGATGACGCGCAGGCCGCGCCGCAAACATCTTTGCAGCCGTCTCCGCAGGTCGACGCACAGGCTACACCGCAATTGCTGGCACAGCTGGCCGCGCCACAGCCAACAGTACAGTCTGCCACGCAATCATTGCCGCACCCTCTCCCGCAGGCCGATGTGCAGCCGCCGGAGCATCGCGCGTTATTCAGGCTGTCGTCCACCACCTGCCGCACTTCTTCCAAATGCCGCGCTTTGAGCTTGGTAACCAGAGCCGTTATCTCTTCGTTCCACGGAAAAGTGTCACTGCCATTATAATTGACCAAACCTTTGGTCGCTTTGCGCAGATCCGTGAGCTGGCTGGCTTTCATCGGAGACCGGCCAGCCGTAACCAGCGGTAGGTTTACCGTGGACAGCACGCGGTGTGTCCGTTCTTTTTTCAGATTTTCCGCTGTTTGATTGTAATCCGCCGCATAGGCTTCTTTGCCGGATAAATACCTTTGTTTTTTCTTTTCAGCCGTGTCGGCCAACCCCACATTGGTTGTCGGTGTTCCGCCTGCCGCCGTCTCCCCATCTGGTAAGTTATATTTATAACGCGCCATAAACATACCCCCTCGCTATTTTGCTAAATAATAACATGCAAGTATAGACAAGTCAACATAATATATTTATGTTCTTTTATACAGAAAATTAATGTGTATAAATAAACATGTTATAATTATGTACTTATATAGTATAGAAATTGCCTGTTAACCATTACAATTAATAAACAGGATGGTTCAGATGGTTGAGAGCAAGGATATCCGCAAAGTTATCGGCGACAAACTCAAAACTGTCCGTCACAAACTCAACTATTCCCTGCAGCAAATGGCTACCGAATGCGGGCTGGATTACTCGCATTACTGCTTGATCGAAAAAGGCAAGCGTTACGTTCGGCTGGATGTGCTGCAGAGGATTTCCGACAATTTAAGCGTGTCTTTGGATTTCTGGTTTAGAAATGACGATATACCTCTGGTGCCTCATTCCACTAAAAAAGTTTACGAAGCCATAAGCTCGCTGGGCAAAGACAAATTGGAATTTTTATTCGACTTGCTGACAGCCTATCAAAAAGTCAAGTACTAACTCTCCCCGGACAGCTGACCACAAGCTGCCTTGACCGCCTGGCCTCTTTTGTAGCGTATGGTTGTCTCAAAACCGCGGTCGGTGGCCAGCCACCAAAATTCTTTCAGCGTTTTTTTCGCGCTGGGCTGGAATTCCGCGCGCGCGTGGGAATTGTATTCGATGAGGTTAATGTGCGCGTTTAGGCCGCTCAATAATTTTAACAGGCTTTTGGCCTGCTCGCGCGCGTCATTAACGCCGTGCAGCATGATGTACTCGAAAGTCAAACGCCGGCCGGTTTTCTTTTGATAAGTCTTTAATGCCCGCATTAAATCCGGTAGCGGATATTTTTTATTGATCGGCATTAGTTTAGCGCGCAGAGAGTCTGTCGCCGCGTGCAGAGAGACCGCCAGCCGGATCTGCAGCCCCTCGTCCGCCAATCTAACAATGCCCGGAATAATGCCGCAGGTCGAGATAGTGATATGCCGCGCGCCAATATTTTTGCCGGCTTTGTCATTGAGGATGCGGATAGATTTTAAAACATGGTCATAATTATCCAGCGGTTCGCCCATGCCCATATAAACGAGGTTTTGAATTTTCACCTTTTCGATTTTCTCAACTTGAATAACTTGATCGACTATTTCTCCCGCGGAGAGATCGCGCCTAAATTTCAGGCGGCCGGTCGCGCAAAAAACACAGGCCATTTTGCAGCCGACCTGCGTGGAAAGACAGAGCGTCTGCCGACCGGCGTCATTTAAAAGGACTGTCTCGATCTTGCAATTGTCCGGCAGAGCAAAAAGATATTTTCGCGTGCCGTCCGGATCGTCTGATCTTTTCAGTAGTTTCAGATCGGCAATCCCGTAGCCGTTATTTTTTAATTCCGTCCGCCAAACTTTTGGTAAATTGGAGATCTGGTCGAGATCTTCCGCCGCTTTATTTTGCAGCCAGTCAAATAAGATCGCGCCGTAAAACGGCCGGACAGCGATCTTTTTTAACTCCGCGAGATCAAGGTCTTTCAGATTTTTAAGCACGCTCGATCACATCTTTTAATTTGTTATTCAATTCTTCCGCGTCCGCAAAATCGCGCGGGTCCAGCGGCGGATTTAAGATTACTTCCCCCCGGGCTTTGGCTCGCCAGTCCGGCAGGCGGCGGTGGCGCGGGTAGATCTCATAAGCGCCTTTGATCTTCACCGGCACAATTTTTTTGCCCAGTTTATGCGCCAGCAAAGCCGCGCCGATCTTAAATTCACCGGGCTGGCCGTCAAAGGTGCGCGTGCCTTCCGGAAAGACGATCAGCGAGCAGCCTTGCCGCAAAATATCCGCGCCGGCCTTGAGCGAGGCCAGCGCCTGACTCTGCTGCCGGTCGACATAAATCAGCGGCAGGCGGCCGCCCAGCAGCCAGGCCAAAAAAGATAATTCCTTTTTGGCCAGTATGTAAGTTTTCCGCCGCGCCGCGGCGGGCATGGTTATCCAGAGCCAGATAATATCCAGATAGGATTGATGGTTGGGCGCAAAAATGCAATTTTCCGTCGCATACAGCTCAGGGTTTTTGACCGTCAGTCCCCAGCGCCAGCGGGAAATAGCGCCGCACACCAGCGCGTAAAAAGACAGGAGCGGATTGCCGTTGGGTTTGACTTTGTAGCGCAAAGGGCCGGTCAGCTGGTCTTCCTGCGGCGCGCTCAACGCCGGACAAGCGGCCGCGTACTCTACGATTTCTTTTAGATTCTGCTTGGCCGCCAGCTCTTCTAGCTTTATGACCACGCCCAGCCGCTGCTCCAGGTAGGCTGCCAGATCGAGCAGGCGCAAAGAATCAACTTTTAACTCCAGCAGAGTGGTGTCCTGGTAAAAAGTTTTCACCTCGCTGAATTTTTCCGCCAAAATTTTTAAAATCTCTTTTGGGCGCGGCTCGTCAGGCATGTACGGCTGGCGGACAGCGTTTTGGCCGGCGGCGCGCTGATATTTGCCCTGCTCCAATTCTTTGATGACGTGGCGCACTACGATTTTTTTTGTGGAGTTGCGCGGCAGCGGTGTGAAAGACACGGCAAATGTGGAAAGCGTTTTGTAACTCGGCAGGCCTTTGTTCATTCTTTCTATCTCGGTTTTGATCTGTGCGTAGCTTTCTTTGTTTTTTTCGCGCGGCACGACAACGGCAAAAACACTTTCCGTGCCGTCGAAGCGGTAGCCAAAAACTGAAATTTCCTCGATCAGCGGCGAGTATTGATAGTAGGCTTCCAATTCTTCAGGATAAACATTTTCGCCGGAGTCTAAAACGATCATGTTCTTGAAACGGCCGGTGATGTGCAGTTCGCCGTGCCTGTCTTTGAACCCCAGATCGCCGGTATTGAACCAGCCGTCCCGGTCAAACGCTTCGGCGTTGGCCTGCGGATTGTTGTAGTAACCCGGCGTCACCGACACGCCGCGCATCCAAATTTCACCGACGCCGTCTTTATTGAGCTTGCGCAGCGTCACTTCATTGCCCTCGATCGGGCCGCCCACTGAGCCAAGTGTATTGTGCAGGAGATTGGACAGGCAAGCCGGGCCGGAAGTTTCGGTCAAGCCGTAACCCTCGATAATTTTGACACCCATATTGGAATAATATTTAAAATATTTCGGCTTGAGTGCCGCGCCGCCGCTGACCAGAAATTTTAGCTCCTGGCCGATCACTTGATGCACCGGCTCAAAAACTTTGGCCAGCGCTGTGTTTAGCAGCGGGATTTTGCGCCAGTACGGAGCGGTGTTCAAAATAGTCATGAATAAAAAATACTTCAGCGCGGACTGCGCCTTGACCCTGGCGGCAATGCCGTCAAAGAAAAGCTCCCAGAGCTGCGGCACGCCAAAAAACACATGGATCGGCGTCTCGGCCAGACTCTTGATAATGTCCGGCCCTTTGAGCGACGGCTGAAACATGACCATACAGCCAAAGATAACCGGCCCCACATAATTGGCCAGCAGACCGTAACTGTGATGCAGCGGCAGGATCGCCAAAATATTCTCACCGCCGTTCATCACGTGCAGGTCATCGCGCAAAAACTTGATCAAGCCCATCGCGGTAAAATAAAGATTGCCGTGCGTGAGCGGCACGATCTTCGGCTCGCTGGTCGTGCCGGAGGTAAACAGAAAACACGCCGTGTCCTGCATCGTCACTTCCGGCGCAGCCACTTCAGCAGCGCGGTCATCCCAGCCGGCGTGCAGATCTAAAACCTGCACATTCTGAAATTTAAGCGCGGCAAAATCCCGCGCCACAAAAAGCGCTTTGGCGGAAACACTATCGAGCATTTTTTGCCAGCTCTCCACACCGAGATTTTGGTCCAGATGCACAGCCACCGCGCCCAGACACATGATCGCCATGTGCGTCACACACCATTCCCAGCTGTTCACGCCCAAAATACCTACGCGGTCGCCGCGCTGAATGCCCAGCTTTTGCAAAGCCAGAGCGCGGTTTTTGGCCATCTGCCAAACCTGCCGAAAAGTATATTTTTTCTCAAAGAGAAACTTATTCTCATGCGCGGCAGTGACCGCGGCAAAAGCCTCGTAAAGGTTGCGCGGCTGTTCGTTTGTCATGCTCCCTTGCTCCTTATGTATTATTTCATTCCGTCAGCTGGCAGCAGACAATTCCCGGAAAAGCCGTCAAGTCCAGCTCTAGCAGTCCTTTGTCCTGTCGCAGATAACGCAGCGGAATATCCACAGTGCGCCCCGCCGGATAATAGCCAGTGATCTTGCTGACTCTGCGGTTGGTAATTTTTACCAGCCCCGGCAGACTTTCGTATTGAACTATTTTCTCGCCAAAAAGCTGCACCAGATCAGGATTGCCTGAGCGGTTTTGCTGCTCTTTATTGCGCTCCAAACC
Coding sequences:
- a CDS encoding AMP-binding protein; amino-acid sequence: MTNEQPRNLYEAFAAVTAAHENKFLFEKKYTFRQVWQMAKNRALALQKLGIQRGDRVGILGVNSWEWCVTHMAIMCLGAVAVHLDQNLGVESWQKMLDSVSAKALFVARDFAALKFQNVQVLDLHAGWDDRAAEVAAPEVTMQDTACFLFTSGTTSEPKIVPLTHGNLYFTAMGLIKFLRDDLHVMNGGENILAILPLHHSYGLLANYVGPVIFGCMVMFQPSLKGPDIIKSLAETPIHVFFGVPQLWELFFDGIAARVKAQSALKYFLFMTILNTAPYWRKIPLLNTALAKVFEPVHQVIGQELKFLVSGGAALKPKYFKYYSNMGVKIIEGYGLTETSGPACLSNLLHNTLGSVGGPIEGNEVTLRKLNKDGVGEIWMRGVSVTPGYYNNPQANAEAFDRDGWFNTGDLGFKDRHGELHITGRFKNMIVLDSGENVYPEELEAYYQYSPLIEEISVFGYRFDGTESVFAVVVPREKNKESYAQIKTEIERMNKGLPSYKTLSTFAVSFTPLPRNSTKKIVVRHVIKELEQGKYQRAAGQNAVRQPYMPDEPRPKEILKILAEKFSEVKTFYQDTTLLELKVDSLRLLDLAAYLEQRLGVVIKLEELAAKQNLKEIVEYAAACPALSAPQEDQLTGPLRYKVKPNGNPLLSFYALVCGAISRWRWGLTVKNPELYATENCIFAPNHQSYLDIIWLWITMPAAARRKTYILAKKELSFLAWLLGGRLPLIYVDRQQSQALASLKAGADILRQGCSLIVFPEGTRTFDGQPGEFKIGAALLAHKLGKKIVPVKIKGAYEIYPRHRRLPDWRAKARGEVILNPPLDPRDFADAEELNNKLKDVIERA
- a CDS encoding helix-turn-helix domain-containing protein, which codes for MVESKDIRKVIGDKLKTVRHKLNYSLQQMATECGLDYSHYCLIEKGKRYVRLDVLQRISDNLSVSLDFWFRNDDIPLVPHSTKKVYEAISSLGKDKLEFLFDLLTAYQKVKY
- the rlmN gene encoding 23S rRNA (adenine(2503)-C(2))-methyltransferase RlmN, which translates into the protein MLKNLKDLDLAELKKIAVRPFYGAILFDWLQNKAAEDLDQISNLPKVWRTELKNNGYGIADLKLLKRSDDPDGTRKYLFALPDNCKIETVLLNDAGRQTLCLSTQVGCKMACVFCATGRLKFRRDLSAGEIVDQVIQVEKIEKVKIQNLVYMGMGEPLDNYDHVLKSIRILNDKAGKNIGARHITISTCGIIPGIVRLADEGLQIRLAVSLHAATDSLRAKLMPINKKYPLPDLMRALKTYQKKTGRRLTFEYIMLHGVNDAREQAKSLLKLLSGLNAHINLIEYNSHARAEFQPSAKKTLKEFWWLATDRGFETTIRYKRGQAVKAACGQLSGES